The window GTGTCATTAAAACCCGCTGTTTAGATCCATTGGCTTCTCATGTGGTCTGCACCTCCTTGATTGTCGTTCAAGGTATGTTGTATCAATCATGGACTGTTCAAGCAAAGCGCTGTCCATAATGAATTTACCCTGGACAAGGTCTGGGAGCTATATTATTTTATAAATTTTTACGGAAGAGTTAAAGAGCTTTTTGTTTGGAGCTGCAAGGCATAGTCCGGGTATGGTCCGGGGCGTGGCATGGCTGTGTTAGGAGGGTTTAAAAAAAATGCCGGAAAGGCATCAGCAGGAAAAAGAGCAGTTCCGTCGCCTTTTTGGCCGGCGGGGGCTTGATCGCTTTGAGGAGCGGTTTCAGATACTGGAATCTTTTCTGAAGTTGGAAAGCCATGTAAGTCTCGCCCAGATTGCCGATCAGGTCAGGCAGGATGGCCTGCGTGTGGATGGCGACTTTTTGCGGCAGTGCATGGAGCAGCTTTGCCGGTTCGGATTTGCCAGCCAGGTGGTGTTTGACCAGGATGATACCATGTTATATGAGCACCGCCACCTTGGGGTGCATCATGATCATATGGTCTGCACCAAATGCGGTGAAATTCTTGAGTTCAATGATGATGCCTTGGAAAATCTTCAGGAAAAACTGGCCGCTGAATATGGCTTTTTTATGCTCCAACACAAAATGGAGATTTATGGCCTTTGCGGGCAGTGCATGGCCCAACGGGATGATCTGATCCCCCTGTCCAGGGCACGAATCGGAGAAAAGGTTGAGATCGTCAATGTGGCTGCCGGCAGG is drawn from uncultured Desulfobacter sp. and contains these coding sequences:
- a CDS encoding FeoA domain-containing protein — protein: MPERHQQEKEQFRRLFGRRGLDRFEERFQILESFLKLESHVSLAQIADQVRQDGLRVDGDFLRQCMEQLCRFGFASQVVFDQDDTMLYEHRHLGVHHDHMVCTKCGEILEFNDDALENLQEKLAAEYGFFMLQHKMEIYGLCGQCMAQRDDLIPLSRARIGEKVEIVNVAAGRNMQIRFASMGLRTGITVEIISSAIGGQIVIASDFNRLILCAGMASKIWVRPEKGPAGGSNDEAKNEDLPFVNKSLPLVRIPPGKQGSITRVNGGHFPRRRLGKMGFQQGVLVRVTGSSPSSDSIEVMVRGQHLSLSQKDASRILVENITS